A region from the Salvia splendens isolate huo1 chromosome 15, SspV2, whole genome shotgun sequence genome encodes:
- the LOC121767789 gene encoding suppressor protein SRP40-like, whose translation MEAGKNSHNMLQDSWIQYEESESLSATSSSSIGEDSDASNGSSITSSDTVDDASSSSSSLNSSRSGALYDLSEIMDQLPIKRGLSQFYQGKSESFTSISRVASIEDLVKKSATPFRRNLKASKSCGTGLHSYKQYTLPKATIAKKSPKGVSLSSFPSKRGGVINTKPPLTPHLEC comes from the exons ATGGAAGCAGGGAAAAACAGTCATAACATGCTTCAAGATTCATGGATTCAATATGAAGAAAGTGAATCATTATCAGCTACTTCATCTTCCTCCATAGGAGAAGACTCAGATGCTTCAAATGGCTCCTCCATAACCTCATCTGATACAGTGGATGATGCATCCTCTTCTTCGTCTTCATTGAACTCGAGCCGCAGTGGAGCTCTCTATGATCTTTCAGAGATCATGGACCAATTGCCTATCAA AAGAGGGCTTTCCCAGTTTTATCAAGGGAAATCAGAGAGTTTCACATCAATTTCAAGGGTGGCAAGCATTGAAGATCTGGTGAAGAAATCAGCTACTCCTTTTAGGAGAAATTTGAAGGCTTCAAAGAGCTGTGGAACTGGTTTGCATAGCTACAAGCAGTATACTCTACCTAAGGCCACCATAGCAAAGAAATCTCCAAAGGGTGTTTCCCTCTCATCATTTCCCAGTAAGAGAGGGGGAGTTATCAACACCAAGCCCCCCCTTACCCCTCACTTGGAATGTTAA
- the LOC121767788 gene encoding uncharacterized protein LOC121767788: MKGFEKGISPSKSNSNRSLPSSGSVENNENDSKGEKLTPKFANNKPAYGKSFMSGVTRKKILAEIKGIPKASVAQAHENSNLDSERSPPKRRVFDSSVKVYDPLTNYLSPRPRFLRFNPNRRREIFARLEKELNTSLDSEEASGDEEIVDSSLSPPKGSGDGDAIDCCEVKEEGIGEIVASSLSPPKESDVDRRNGGISDEDNGSVVDGYEGEEEEEMEERGGCVRGLLKLLFTLIACLLLTSYMFPMNSPTDSTTLSGVVIKNETVEFVSKDLSGNSFFEVGDGGGSSVEEARVEVGSYRESDERTEAQIVEYLEWNNRIEEVEDEEANYGDNENDENVEAEITEYSEWDEKEMFENENVDGEDAQFEGVRDARFEFRVGESEHLLDVKNDENVDGGILLDMEVVSSYAGLDEDSLSKETENLVSPETAESEDDSFNPLEPIFEETPVESKDTDETGSVQEELSGSMDEADDIGDDDDAEVGMEKSQWSTIIAGVSALLVVVSTSLAIVYHSRQQSKRGTSSKEAPKQNLAVEGNANPVLLPSIDRKVEFLPRASLPFHSMREAPRELSSHIHAPTVELIGEIVVGQPRYSENNRDNAATLSWTRGSRPQVVPAPSQPSSVELHPSVSSTSSGSFTTERKTSKKERGQIKEAMVVPTRVRRSSRLRNRPAVMSQ, encoded by the exons ATGAAGGGTTTTGAAAAAGGCATCTCTCCTTCGAAATCGAATTCGAACCGCAGTCTCCCGTCTTCTG GATCGGTGGAGAATAATGAAAACGATTCAAAAGGGGAAAAACTGACCCCAAAATTCGCAAACAACAAACCTGCATATGGTAAAAGTTTCATGTCTGGAGTCACAAGAAAGAAAATTCTTGCCGAGATTAAGGGAATTCCAAAGGCTTCTGTTGCTCAAGCTCACGAAAACTCCAATCTTGACTCGGAAAGGAGTCCCCCAAAAAGGAGAGTTTTCGATTCATCTGTGAAGGTTTATGACCCTTTGACGAACTACCTCTCTCCGCGGCCTCGTTTCCTGCGTTTCAATCCCAATAGGCGTCGCGAGATATTCGCGAGATTAGAGAAGGAGTTGAATACCTCTCTTGATTCTGAGGAGGCTAGTGGTGATGAGGAGATTGTAGACTCTTCTCTTTCGCCTCCGAAAGGGAGTGGTGATGGTGATGCCATTGATTGTTGTGAGGTGAAAGAGGAGGGGATTGGGGAGATTGTAGCCTCTTCTCTTTCCCCTCCGAAAGAGAGTGATGTGGATCGGAGAAATGGAGGAATATCTGATGAAGATAATGGCAGTGTTGTTGATGGTTATgagggggaggaggaggaagagatgGAGGAGAGGGGAGGGTGTGTTAGAGGATTGTTAAAGCTTCTGTTTACATTGATTGCTTGTTTGTTGTTAACCTCGTACATGTTTCCGATGAACTCACCGACAGATTCAACAACTTTAAGTGGTGTTGTGATCAAGAATGAAACAGTTGAATTTGTCAGCAAGGATTTGAGTGGTAATAGTTTCTTTGAAGTGGGAGATGGAGGTGGTAGCAGTGTTGAGGAGGCGAGAGTCGAGGTGGGAAGTTATCGTGAATCTGATGAGAGAACTGAGGCTCAGATTGTTGAGTATTTGGAGTGGAATAACAGAATTGAGGAGGTAGAAGATGAGGAAGCAAACTATGGTGACAATGAAAACGATGAGAACGTCGAGGCAGAAATTACTGAATATTCAGAGTGGGATGAGAAGGAGATGTTTGAAAATGAGAATGTGGATGGTGAAGATGCACAATTTGAGGGAGTGAGGGATGCTCGATTCGAGTTTAGAGTGGGTGAATCTGAGCATTTGTTAGATGTAAAAAACGATGAAAACGTAGATGGTGGCATCTTGTTGGATATGGAAGTAGTGTCTTCTTATGCTGGTTTGGATGAGGATAGTTTGTCTAAGGAAACAGAGAATTTGGTTAGCCCGGAAACTGCTGAGAGTGAAGATGATAGCTTCAATCCGTTGGAACCTATTTTCGAGGAGACACCAGTGGAGTCCAAAGACACAGATGAGACAGGATCAGTACAAGAAGAGTTGAGTGGTTCTATGGATGAAGCTGATGATATtggagatgatgatgatgctgaAGTTGGAATGGAGAAATCGCAATGGAGCACCATTATTGCTGGCGTTTCAGCACTACTAGTCGTAGTTTCAACATCACTAGCCATCGTTTATCATTCGAGGCAACAATCAAAAAGAGGCACATCTTCTAAAGAAGCACCAAAGCAAAACCTTGCAGTTGAGGGAAATGCAAACCCTGTGCTGCTTCCTTCCATCGATAGGAAAGTCGAGTTCTTGCCTAGAGCTTCGCTGCCATTTCACTCGATGAGAGAAGCCCCCAGAGAACTCTCCAGCCACATCCACGCCCCAACAGTCGAGCTGATTGGTGAAATTGTCGTTGGACAGCCTAGATACTCTGAAAACAATCGAGACAATGCTGCTACATTGTCTTGGACGCGTGGCTCACGCCCTCAAGTGGTTCCTGCGCCGTCTCAGCCATCTTCAGTCGAGCTTCATCCATCTGTCAGTTCCACTTCAAGTGGAAGCTTTACTACTGAAAGAAAGACCTCAAAGAAGGAG AGGGGCCAAATTAAAGAAGCCATGGTTGTTCCTACTCGGGTTAGACGATCAAGCAGACTCCGAAATCGACCAGCAGTTATGTCCCAATGA